A window of Fusarium falciforme chromosome 1, complete sequence genomic DNA:
tccttggcctcgaaTCATACTACGGCTTCCTCATCTACTtcgtcttctccttcatcaccACTCTCCTCTTCTACTTCCTCAAGGTCGCCCCCGAGTCCATCCCCAAGGGCCACGCTCCCCTCGATCCATCCCGATTCTACCGCGGCTTCTTTGACTTTTGGATCAGCGGCATGTTCAACGGCATCTCTGGCTTCGTCTTGACATGGACGTTATTCTATGGTTTGGTCCGAGCCTAGGGCGGTTCGTTATGGAGTTAAGCATATACACGGCGTCTTAGGAGTTATAATGAGAAACCCTTTCAGCAAATGATTCACGACCATCCTGCGTCGAACAAATGACATGCATGTTGGCAACTAAACAAAAGACAAATATACTAGAGTACAAACGCTGAGAGCAACAATACTAACTAAACAATTCCGCTCAAGAACTTAATCAATGATCTCGACAACCTTTCCCACAAAACCCTCAAGCCCAGATTTATCCTGAGATCCACCTTCCATCAGTATCACACGCGACCCCATCTCGATCCATTCTCGGTGATTCAACAGTTCCAAAGCAACCTCGGTACCACTCGTCGACTGGTTAGACTCTGCCTTGTTATTCTCGGGTTCGACATCTTCGTTGAGGTTGAAAATGTCCTCCATGTCGTCTGTGGCCACGTTGCCAGCTTCCCAGTCTTTAGCCTGGCGAGTTACTCGACGGATACGGGCAACCGTCCTAACGCTCGCAATGTAGATATTCACAAACGAGCCAACGGCCAACATCCGGGCGTCTGGGTCACCGAAGACTGCTGTGAACCCGCTTGCCGCTTGAAGCTTCAGCCCAGTGTCTGCCATGTGCTTAGAAGGAATTGCTAGAATCATGCCGCGGCGGATGCGAGGAACCTCGGCCGGTGAGCAAGATCCAGAGTTGCCGTTTAGGTGCCCATTCGACAATGAATGGATCACAAGCCCAATCGATCCAGCTTGTCCGGCCTCAAGGGTCAAAACTGGCAATCGAAGATTGCGGATGCTCACAATTTGTGCATCATGCCACTCTCCAGCAATGGCTGAAGCTGAAACGGCATTCTTCATGGCGATGCGTGCCAACTCTGCTGAAGATGGGTGCGATATTGATAGTCCATAGCTACCAGGCGATGGCCTATCCTCTGGAGTTGAGCCACGGGGGTCGTCCTCTTCAGATGGGAACGGTCCAATGACGATCTTGTCACCCACAGAAAGCCGGCCAAATCGAAGGTGCCCGGAGACCACAATGCCTGGCTCGGGTTGCTTTCCAGAGCTTCCTGTCAACACGCTGTAAGACGCCGGCAACGTGAAAGTGTCGTCGATGTGGAAGAGGCACTTAGGCTGCTCTGGGTTCAACACCATGCCAACAAAGTCACGAGCCGTAGGAGCAGGCGGCAGAGGCAGGTTTTCCAGTAGAGCATGCATGAGACCAATGCCGCTCCCTTTGACTGCGCTTGTAAGCACAATGGGAATGATCTCAGTATGTTTTCCACTCTCCGAGATACCTCTCAACACCTCCCTGACCTTGTTGTGATCTTCTTCAGGGACGCTCTCCAACTCTCGATGCTGCTTTTGGTCGGGCGGCAAAATCTTGGGTACACGCCcggcctccttgatggcagTTAGAACCTTATTCATGGTCTTCGCCAGGCTTGGTTTGGAAGCAAGGTCCATCTTGGTGATAACAACGGCCATGGGAACACCAAGTTTGAGAGACAGGGTCAGATGGGCTTTGACTAGGTCAACACCCGCTGCAGCAGCCCCAAGGACATCTTGTGCCGACGACGTCGCGCCGGGACCCTTGGAAGCTGACTCCGTGTCATCTGCAGCAAGACAGAGAATGATCCAATGTGGCGCCCAGTTCATGAGACCGCGAAGGACAATGCGACGATACCTTGGATGGCCGGCCGAATCAGAAACAAAGACAAGGCGGCCATTCTCGGAGCAATCGTGAATATCAACCCACGACTCGATATTCCCATGAGCATAGTTGAGGATGGAATGGTCCTTGTACCCGATGAGCTCCTGGGCTATGGAGCTGGTTAGTCCAGAGACAACTTCATGCCTATGCTTGAGCAAGCTGAGGCGGCTCTTTCCACGGCCGTTATCGAGGGTCCCGGTTGATAACGTGCCCAACAAGCTTGATTTTCCAGATGTCGTGGGACCGGTGAATGTGACCCTTAACTGAGGTGTAGTTGAGCTGCCGCGGCTAGGGACAGTAAGGGCCTCCCCTGTTGATCTCCCTGACTGGGAAGTCGAAGAGTCATCCCCATCAACAAAACCAAAGTTGGGCATGACAAGTGCCTCGGCAACCCACAACTTGCCACTTCGGGTGACAGTGGCAGGCTCAGTTGCGGAGTTGTCAACCAGCTCTGCTGACTCGTCCCATTCGCAATCTCCTACAATGACCATGCGGACAACCTCAACAGAGCATCCCAAGCTCGCGGCCATGACCCTCAGGGTTGTGATGCTTTCGTCCATCTCGTCTTTAGTGAGCCCAATGAGTGTACCATCATCCGCGACGCCAATTTCGTACAAAGCACCCCTTGATTCCTCAAGCCCTGGGATGAGGCTATTCAGCTTGACGGGAGCGGTGAGGTCGACATTGTCATCTGGTAGCTTTGGAAGGGCCAGTTCCTTGGAACTCGATGCGTGATACGGAGAGGACTGCTGCAGCCTCCATAGAAGCTGAGTTGTCAGATGCTGAAGCCTCTCCTGCCGGGGCTGGCTTGAGGcagctggagatggtgtcGATGGCTTCGCAGGCCGATGGTTGCGGGACTGGCCAGCTGTGCTCATGTTCTTGAATACCCTTCGAGGTCGAAGAAGGAGGTGAAGTTTATACTCAGTTGGTCCTTCTTGGGGCTCTGCTTCAAGTTTAGTGACCCCGTACTCCGACAACAAGCCTGGCTGAACGTCCTGGGTTGAGCCAGGGGTCGTTGATCCAAGACTATTCTCATTGTCGTCCTTCCCAGGATCGTTTGGGAGCAGCCAGGGGGATGAGACCCTCGGAGGGTCCGGATCGTAAGTGAACACGGAGGCCATGGCCACAACGGAATGGGTAGATGAGGCTCAGGGGTTGAGTGAGAAGGGGGGCAGATAAGTTCAAGGTATTGATATTGAGGTACGCTGTAAGAGTAATGACTGCAGGGCGAGATATCCAGTGAAGTAAGAATAGAGGTTGTGCTGTATTCGGACTATCATCTTGTTGACTCCTTAGGAGATATATCGATGTGTGAGGAGGCGGCCGTGATGGATACGTTGATCACGACTCCAAAGAATGTTGGAGGGACGTGGTCAGTCAGTTGCCAGGTCAAAAGGAAGGCATGACGCCGACTGTGAATGCTGAAGAGGTTGGAATGTGCAGCTCAAGCAAAGTCACGGTGTTAAGTCTCGAATTCGAAAACAATATCCAAAGGTTACACCGCGACCTTGCGTGTTAATGTAGGAAATTCTAGGTCGTGTTTCCCGGCTGGCCGAGTCGGAATGAAGCGAGTCAGAGGTGACGCATCGGCCAGGCAGCCAATCACGGGAGCTTCGCAAGAACCTGGGGTGCCGTGATTGCCTCAATGGTCCTTCATCACTAGGACTCTCAGAAGGCTCCCAGGTGGGTCTCTGGCGGGGCCCTCAGTGGGTTCAGCCACTGCCGAGCGACTGAGGCAACCCCCCACTCAGTGGGCTGATTGGAGCTGGGTGTGATTAAACTCCTTCCATTTTCGCAGTGCTGGCACGTGATATCATTTCGTTAATAGAGTTTGCAATTCAGGCCATTGGGTGTTGTTCGATTGGTATAATGATATTCAAGTTGCACAAATACCTGGGGATATCCGTGGTAAAAGTTTCATATTGAGCTCATCCTGAGCTTACTGGTGGTATTTCTGCAGCCCGGGCTCCTGCATAGGTTGACTCCCCCGCAATACACCTGGATTCTCCAAAGTACCTTTCATCTGAAATATAGGAAGGTATGGAGTACTCAGACTGACTTTGTGGGATACAAAGAAGCAACAATTTGGACAACTTCACCTCCTCTCTCCAATATCTCTATTCTAAAATCTATGCGTTCATCAACCTCACGCAGAGGAATGTATATCCACTCCCCCTCCATAGGTGAAACTGTGTCGGAACATGAGCACTGTCTCATACCAACTCCAAACTCCAGGTTGGGAACAGCTTGGCTCGGTTTTTCACTTTTCATCAAGCCACCCAATAAATCAAAATGGCTTACCCGAGCTGAATCCAAAGTCCTTTCCTGTCAGCCTGACTGGGCCAGAGCAGCGATAAAAATACCACCCTCAAGCTGACTGGCATACGTGGGCGCCGCCACTGGCTGACGCAGTGAAAGCGCTGAGCCACCCTCTTTGGGCGGCCACTCGCAAGCCTGGATCATGCCGACTAGTGTGCAGAATATCAATCTAGAATCCTGAGGGCAAGTTCCTTGCCAGGAGGTCTAAACATTCTTAGAAAAGCCACGAAAAGACGAGTGCCCGCATGGAATTAAGGATCCATAAACTGCATGGAGGGGTTCCAGGTTGCGGCTGTAGGACCAGGGGGCCGGAATTGAAGGGTCCATCTAGGTTCCAGTTTAACGGTGGCTTCCATTTCGCCTTCGGGCGCTTGTTGGGCGCCTACTAAGGTGCCAGGCCGGCCTGTAACTTGGAGCCTGCTGGCATGCTGAATCCCATCACTGCAGGCCTGGGACGCCTGACTGGCGCCTGATCCATCCCCGAAACGAAAGGCCGCGCCGCTAACAAGTACATGCATGACAACCTGGAACCCAGGAAGACCGATTTGTACCAGCCcgagtggaggaggggggacACCGCCCGCCAGGCCAGGGTCCGCTCTCCCGTCCATCAGTCAGTCCTCTCATAAGGTAGCgctgccatccatctcctcctttcAGCTCTTCACTGTCCTTTTGATTTCTCCTTTTCAACGACCCTATCTCTTACGACCAACACATCAATCACGATCCATACCCGCCCGTTTCTCGCCACCTCGCCATGAAGAAGTTCGGCTTTGGAAAGAAGGGcgatgacggcgacgacgccaACCGTCATGCCCTCTTTGGTCGCAAGAAGTCGTCTCAGTCCGTctcctccaactcctccaacCCCTACGCCAAGCAAGGAGGCAAAGATCCCTATGCCGACGAAGCGAAATATGCCAACATGACTCCTTATCAACAAGCCCGCGCAGGCCTTGGTGGCCCCGGCGGCCCTAGCCCTGCCCCTCAGGCTGCCAACCCCTACGGTGCTCCTTCGCCCGGACCCGGAGGTCCCCCCTCGCAACCCCCGAGCGGCTACGGTGCGGATAGATACGGATCTGGTGGTGGTTACGGCGGAAACCGATATGGCGATGCGCCCAGCCAGAACCGATACAACAACGCTGCCCCAGCCGCGGGTGCTAGAGGCCCTGGTGGCTATGGCGGATTTGGTCCCAGCGAGCCTGATGACAACCGCGATGCCTTGTTCGCCGGTGCCCAGGAGCGCCAGGCTCAGAAGCAGACGCCTAGCCAGGGCGGAGCCTATGGGCAGCCAGGAGCAGACGGTGGTGCATATGGTGGCTATGGAGAGGAGCGCCAGTTGACCGCCGAGGAACAGGAAGAGGCAGAGTACCAGGCTATCCTGCAAGAGAAGCGACAACTTCAGCAGGAGAGTGCTTCTTCCGTCAACCGCTCAGTCCAGATGGCTCGACAGGCGAACGAGGTCGGCCGCGCTACGCTAGCTCGTCTTGGTGCTCAGGGTGAACGATTGAACAACACCGAGAAGCATCTCGATCTCGCTGCCAACCAGAACAAGATTGCCCAGGACCGCGCCGCAGAGCTCAAGACTTTGAACGGAAGCATGTTTGCTGTCCATGTCAGCAACCCATTCACATCCAAGCAGCGCCAGTTGAAGGCCGATGAGGAGGTCATGTCACGTCACCGGGCTGAGCGAGACGCCCGAGAAGCCACCCGTCGTGACGGTTTCCAAGCCAACCAGCGCATGGAGTCCAACTTCAGGGATATGGGCACTGCGGGCCGAGCACGAGGGGCAGCCCGCAAGAAGGATTATGGAAagttcaacctcgacgacgaggagggtgCAGACGAGCTTGAAGACCAGATCGACGATGGCATTACCGAGCTGGAAAGCCAAGTGTCGATGATGAACATGGTTGGCAGAGCCATTggcaaggaggttgacgCGCAGAACAAGCAGATCGATCGTATTATGAACAAGGCAAGTGGATTTCTCTCTCACGTCACCCATGAAACCAGATCTAACCTCACATATAGAGCGATGCTGTTGATGACGCCACGAGGATGAACAGAGAGCGCTTGGCCCGCATCAAGTAAGGGGCTACCAATAATGCTCACGATAGAAATGGTTTTTAGAGACACGGAGGACGGGCACGACTCGACTTAATGTGCCCATTGTGGTGGGTTTTATCTGGGCTATTAGGCGACTACAGAGTTGATACAGTCAAGACGTGCACTTTGGCATACGTTCAGACAAAAAGAAAACAGACTCTGGGTCAACTGTAAGAACGAATTTGCAATAAAACCGAAGGATCTTGGGCTTTGACCTGTCTCAAGGCTGGCGTCTGCTTTGCTAACCGCCTCGCCAAGTTCCACTGGCAATCATTCCAATGGAACGAGactgaaggaggagggtaaATGGAAAGTTCCCGGAGGCTTTTTCGGCCAGGTATTGGCAGTCTTCAAGTTACATTACGATTTAGAGAGCATGTGTTTTGTACTCTGACGAATAAATGAGGCGCATGGGATTATCCGTTTattgaagccatcaagaaCTGGGCACATCGAAGCAACACACAAGAAAGCTCATTTTTGTACACCATATTGCGCAAATAATACAGAATTGAGGATCGTTTAGATTCTTGGACCTATGGAGAATATCGAGTCAGTTTTCTGCCAAAATGTAGAAAGCTCTCCATTCCTTGTAAGTGTACATATCCATAGAGGCGACGGCCTTGCGGTGGTGAGGTGCACAGTGCCGCTGACTTGGCACTGTACCAGGGTCTCTCATAAAGCCCAACTAAAAATTTCCCGACTCAAGGACAAACACCAAGTGTACTCCGAGAACACACCAACAACTGGCAAAATGACATCAGAAACCACGTCTACGCGCCCATCTAAGAGGAGAAAGACCAAGAATGATCCAAATGCTGTCACGATAGGAGGAAAGGCCCTTTCTCTCGAAGGATATCTCACAGCGCCAGCCCCAAAACCAGCCAAGATCACACctccaacttcaacttcaacctcaacaccagAAGATTCAACTCCCAAGACAACAAGCAACACCGAATCCGCTGACACCAAGGACGACAATTTTTCCAAGCCTAAGAAACATTTCAAAGAGCGCAACAATGACAAGTTTCGAAGCCGGGAAGATCCAAAGCTGCTCAAGACACGCAAAGAGCTTCCTATCTGGCAGTACCGCGAGGAGATTCAAAAAGCCCTGCGGAAATCAGGCAGCGATGTGCTTGTACTAGTTGGTGAGACAGGTTCGGGTAAAAGTACCCAGGTTCCTCAGTTTCTCTACCAGGAGTCCTGGTGCAGACGTCAGAGGGTCAAGCTTCCAGGTTCCAACGACGAAATCTCGGTGGGAGGGATGATTGCCATCACGCAGCCTCGACGAGTCGCTGCAACAACTTTGGCCCATCGAGTGTCCCAAGAAGCCGGCACGCCTCTTGGGAAAGGAAGGCCAGACGGCCTGGTGGGTTATTCGGTTCGATTCGATCATCAAGTTCCGAAAGGCTCCAGGATCAAGTTCCTGACGGAAGGGATGTTGCTCCAGGAACTTCTGCGCGACCCTGATCTTCGGAGCTACAGCGccattgttgttgatgaaaTTCACGAGCGGAGTTTGGATGTCGATCTTCTCGTCGGATTTCTAAAGCAAATTCTTTCTGGAGACCTATCCGGCCGCGGTGGTATTCCTCTGAAGGTGGTCATCATGAGTGCAACAGCGGATGTGGAGGGGATTCAAGAGTTCTTCAAGGATATACGACCCAAGATCCAGGACACAAATCCTCTCCAGGTTCTCAAGATCAAAGGACGACAGTACCCAGTTGAGGTCACCCACGAGCCACGACCGGTGGCCGACCTTCAGGACGCTCTTCTCAAGACCGTTTTCAAGATACATCTACAGGAGCAGCTCCCCGGAGACATCCTGGCTTTCTTGACGGGACAAGAAGAGATCGAGTCGGCCCAGAAACTGATCGAGGAGTACGCGGGCACATTGGCGTCCAATGtccccaaggtcaaggtatTTCCTCTCTACGGCCAGCTGTCCATGGATGCCCAACGCGAGGCTTTCTTGCCCGTCAAAACTTCCTTCACTCGAAAGATTGTTCTGGCGACAAATATTGCCGAGACCTCGGTTACTGTGCCTGGAGTCAGATATGTGGTGGATtgcggcaaggccaaggtgaagCAGTATCGAGCACGACTGGGCATGGAGTCTCTTCTCGCCAAGCCAATTTCTAAATCATCCGCTGTGCAGCGAACTGGTCGAGCAGGCCGTGAAGGCCCAGGAAAGTCTTTCCGGCTGTATACAGAAGAAGCATTCAAGTCGCTTCAAGAGTCGGACCTCCCTGAGATTCTTCGAAACGATGTGCTTGGGGCTGTGCTGACCATGAAAGCGCGGGGTATCCAGGATGTCCTTGCTTTTCCTCTCATGGACCCCCCGGAAACCGAGGCCATCGAGAAGGCCTTGGTTCATCTGCACTTCCTCGGAGCGTTGAATGACGATGGAACCATCACGAGTGTTGGTGAAACCATGGCCCGTTTCCCTATTTCAGCGCCAATGGGTGCGGTCCTTCTCGCTGCTGCAAAGCCCGAGTTTGACTGCGTTACCGAGGCTATCGACATAATATCCTGCATTACCTCCGGAGAAGACATCTTCCTAAGTGTGCAATCCGAAGAAGCtcaggaggaggttgaggcaTCGAGGAAAGAGCTTCAGCGCCGCGAAGGAGACATCATCACGTATCTCACGACGATGCAACAGTACACGGCTGAGAACGCGGACAGGGTTAACTGGTGCAAACAACGAAAGATCAACATGCGCAACATGAGACAGGCCTTGAACATTCGGCGGCAACTCCGTGGCATGTGCCTCAGGGAGAAACTTCTGGACGAAGCTCCTCCACAGGACCCTCAACCCTTTGTCCCCATTTCTCCAGAGCGAGCTGAGCAGGTGCTCAAGTGCTTCCTTCGAGGGTTTGCTTTGAAGACGGCAATGTTGGCACCAGATGGCAGCTTCGTCACCGTTCACGGTAAACATGTTGTCGCCATCCATCCTGCGAGTGTGCTGCACGGTCAGAAgaaagaggccatcatgtTCCTCGAGCACGTATATACCAACAAGAATTATGCAAAGAAGGTCAGCGCCATCCAGGCGGCCTGGATTGCGGAGGCGTTGGAGGGTAAATAGATGGATGATACAGTAAGATAGAAGACATGGATGCTAGAAGGTTAATAGATGTACAATGGTTCTTGTCCAGTTTGGATATAATGCAATAGATGTCTATGAATCTGACTCGCCACCCTCCTTGGACCTGGCCTGAATCGCCTGCATCAACTCGTACAGTTGGTGTATTTGCTCATCTATAGCACACGGTCAGCATCAAATCGTTGAAGATATATCATGAGACTTACCACTCATCTTTGCGAGCTTCTGCTCATCCAACTTATCACCCACCCAAGAGTCACCCTCAATCTTTTGAGCATACAGCTGCCACTCTGTCAAGAAGCCAATCTATAAGAACATTAGTCGAGGTTCTCAATAGATTCCAGGCTTAATAATGTGTTGGTTTACCAGATGAGCTGGGTTGTCCACCTTGCGGTGCGCCCTAAATTCAGCCTTGATATACTCGTCTCCGAGAATCCTCATCTCAGCCGGTAGGTGCTTGCGGTGGGCACGGAGGAGACGGCGGTAGAGGTGGATGGGAGGAAGCAGGGCCATTGGATTCGGCCTCAGCCCACGCTGGGTGTTGACGGCAGATGCTAGCCTCAAGACTGACGGACGCATTGTGGCTCGGGTTTCTGTGTATGTAGAAGAAATCAGATATACGAATTGACCCCAGAAACTTATATTTGGAAGTTGCTCGAGGGTGTTGTTGGCCTTCAAATAACCAGTCGAGAATTGCAAGGACGGTAAAGATGGCAGCGTTGACGAGATTCTCAAGCACAGTGCCCGGTACGTCAAAATGCCAATTTTTCTGCCCCACTGCACAGTGCACACACTCACAACTTTTCCTGTTTGTCAAACGGCTTCCAGTGAAGCAACCCTCAAATTTCAACCACAGACGACGCCCATCATGTCTTTTTCCTTTGGCTTCACCGGCGACGACATCTCAGATGATGAGACGGCACCTGCTGCCCCCAAGCCAGCCCCGGCTCCGGCTGCAAGCGCATTTCCAGTCCCGGGAAAACCTCAACTTCCACCGACTCACCACCAGCTCGCTGATTTGCTGGCCCAGCTGCCGTCCAAGATCGCCTACAGCTTACTAGACGTAACGCTAGATGATGGAGCTACGATCCAGCTGCCGCGGAGAGAGCTGTGGGATGTCAGGGTGCAGCTgatggctgaggaggaggatgtcgCAGGTGCGCAGTCGGAGGGATTGGGCAACCATGATGTGAAGACGGGCGTCTATGAGGGCGGTTTCAAGAGCTGGGAAAGCAGTGTCGatctcgtcaaagtcctGGCGGCAAAGAACGCCATCTCGACGTTGGAGCAAATGCCCTTGCGGGTGATGGAGGTATGTCTGAGTTGAGAAGCGAAGTACATGATCACTAACGATACTACACAGCTGGGATGCGGTACCGCGTTGCCATCACTAGCCCTCTTTCAATGGGCCATGGGTTCCAAGTCAGAGAAGAAGCCACTGTCTCTCATTCTAGCAGACTACAACCCCTCAGTCCTCCAGCTCGTCACCCT
This region includes:
- a CDS encoding ER membrane protein complex subunit 6, with amino-acid sequence MPSERELQINPIVPESVVHNSKALSNLHSLTASLFGVSAGILGLESYYGFLIYFVFSFITTLLFYFLKVAPESIPKGHAPLDPSRFYRGFFDFWISGMFNGISGFVLTWTLFYGLVRA
- a CDS encoding Tr-type G domain-containing protein; translated protein: MASVFTYDPDPPRVSSPWLLPNDPGKDDNENSLGSTTPGSTQDVQPGLLSEYGVTKLEAEPQEGPTEYKLHLLLRPRRVFKNMSTAGQSRNHRPAKPSTPSPAASSQPRQERLQHLTTQLLWRLQQSSPYHASSSKELALPKLPDDNVDLTAPVKLNSLIPGLEESRGALYEIGVADDGTLIGLTKDEMDESITTLRVMAASLGCSVEVVRMVIVGDCEWDESAELVDNSATEPATVTRSGKLWVAEALVMPNFGFVDGDDSSTSQSGRSTGEALTVPSRGSSTTPQLRVTFTGPTTSGKSSLLGTLSTGTLDNGRGKSRLSLLKHRHEVVSGLTSSIAQELIGYKDHSILNYAHGNIESWVDIHDCSENGRLVFVSDSAGHPRYRRIVLRGLMNWAPHWIILCLAADDTESASKGPGATSSAQDVLGAAAAGVDLVKAHLTLSLKLGVPMAVVITKMDLASKPSLAKTMNKVLTAIKEAGRVPKILPPDQKQHRELESVPEEDHNKVREVLRGISESGKHTEIIPIVLTSAVKGSGIGLMHALLENLPLPPAPTARDFVGMVLNPEQPKCLFHIDDTFTLPASYSVLTGSSGKQPEPGIVVSGHLRFGRLSVGDKIVIGPFPSEEDDPRGSTPEDRPSPGSYGLSISHPSSAELARIAMKNAVSASAIAGEWHDAQIVSIRNLRLPVLTLEAGQAGSIGLVIHSLSNGHLNGNSGSCSPAEVPRIRRGMILAIPSKHMADTGLKLQAASGFTAVFGDPDARMLAVGSFVNIYIASVRTVARIRRVTRQAKDWEAGNVATDDMEDIFNLNEDVEPENNKAESNQSTSGTEVALELLNHREWIEMGSRVILMEGGSQDKSGLEGFVGKVVEIID
- a CDS encoding T-SNARE coiled-coil-like proteiny domain-containing protein → MKKFGFGKKGDDGDDANRHALFGRKKSSQSVSSNSSNPYAKQGGKDPYADEAKYANMTPYQQARAGLGGPGGPSPAPQAANPYGAPSPGPGGPPSQPPSGYGADRYGSGGGYGGNRYGDAPSQNRYNNAAPAAGARGPGGYGGFGPSEPDDNRDALFAGAQERQAQKQTPSQGGAYGQPGADGGAYGGYGEERQLTAEEQEEAEYQAILQEKRQLQQESASSVNRSVQMARQANEVGRATLARLGAQGERLNNTEKHLDLAANQNKIAQDRAAELKTLNGSMFAVHVSNPFTSKQRQLKADEEVMSRHRAERDAREATRRDGFQANQRMESNFRDMGTAGRARGAARKKDYGKFNLDDEEGADELEDQIDDGITELESQVSMMNMVGRAIGKEVDAQNKQIDRIMNKASGFLSHVTHETRSNLTYRAMLLMTPRG
- a CDS encoding Succinate dehydrogenase assembly factor 3 yields the protein MRPSVLRLASAVNTQRGLRPNPMALLPPIHLYRRLLRAHRKHLPAEMRILGDEYIKAEFRAHRKVDNPAHLIGFLTEWQLYAQKIEGDSWVGDKLDEQKLAKMSDEQIHQLYELMQAIQARSKEGGESDS